The Spirosoma foliorum genome has a window encoding:
- a CDS encoding sugar-binding domain-containing protein, with the protein MNKFIAFVQTLVYSVIAITTFGQDSRAVLFDADWRFKKDSLTGLENPTYKDDRWRNLNLPHDWSIEDLPGQLAGQVMGPFTKASVGKAATGYTEGGVGWYRKTFTLDKSYQGKQTYITFDGVYMDADVWINGHHLGNHPYGYTAFSYNLTDFLQPTDQPNVIAVRAKNLGKNSRWYAGAGIYRHVWLMAVNPVHTAINGTFVTTPSITPGAAQVLVESSVENMTAQPKTVEVRVDVLNPSGQVVASQKQSVMVATMSTRSSTQQLTVKMPVLWTLEKPILYSARVTLLSEGKMLDQTRTPFGIRSLEFNGQKGFLLNGNVVKIKGGCIHHDNGPLGAVALDRAEERKIELLKKAGYNAIRLSHNPSSSALLNACDRLGMLVVTDAFDMWEKEKLGVSNGYHRFFKEWWKKDIDAIMLRDRNHPSIIIWGIGNEIWEAADTSGHRIAKQLADEVRRLDPTRAVTEAMLYLPQQIKYKWEAFGPHLANLDVDGYNYFIGGPYDPMQRDSATTHRYETEHAQHPNKLYMSTESYPSAALENWNAAEKYSYVIGGFSWTAMDYIGEANIGGPSLVAQATKIPKGLMSLVFFFKPESWPVFNAHCGDLDLIGNRKAASYYQNVVWRNSPIELLVHRPIPEGMKEARSPWGFPDELKSWSWSGQEGKPMQVSVYTRAKRVRLELNGKTIAEQTVPEGSITATFDIPYQSGTLTAHGFDGEKEVGTSSLSTTGKPVAIRLVADRTTIKADQQDLSYVQVELVDQAGQVVPWDNDTEITYQLTGNASLAGVGNGSPVDLSSFQQAHKKVYEGRGLVILRASGQKGVATLTATARGMKAAKIAITTR; encoded by the coding sequence GCGGTGTTATTTGATGCCGATTGGCGCTTCAAAAAGGATAGTCTCACCGGCTTGGAAAATCCAACGTATAAAGATGATCGTTGGCGGAACCTGAACCTGCCCCACGATTGGAGCATCGAAGATCTGCCAGGTCAACTGGCTGGTCAGGTAATGGGGCCGTTTACCAAAGCGTCGGTTGGCAAAGCAGCTACCGGCTATACGGAGGGCGGGGTAGGCTGGTATCGAAAGACTTTCACGCTGGATAAGTCCTATCAGGGAAAGCAAACCTATATCACGTTTGATGGGGTGTATATGGACGCCGATGTCTGGATCAATGGCCACCATCTGGGCAATCATCCTTACGGCTATACGGCTTTCTCGTACAACCTCACCGATTTCCTACAGCCAACCGACCAACCGAATGTCATTGCGGTGCGGGCCAAAAATCTGGGCAAAAACTCGCGTTGGTATGCCGGGGCCGGTATTTATCGGCATGTGTGGCTCATGGCGGTTAACCCTGTACATACTGCCATCAATGGTACGTTTGTGACCACACCTTCCATAACACCGGGAGCGGCTCAGGTTTTAGTAGAAAGTAGTGTGGAGAATATGACTGCTCAGCCAAAAACTGTTGAGGTTCGGGTTGACGTGCTAAATCCATCTGGACAAGTCGTGGCGAGTCAGAAACAATCCGTAATGGTTGCGACTATGAGTACGCGTTCGTCTACCCAACAACTAACGGTCAAGATGCCTGTTTTATGGACGCTGGAAAAGCCGATACTCTACTCAGCCAGAGTAACTCTCTTGTCGGAGGGCAAGATGCTTGACCAAACCCGTACGCCATTCGGGATTCGGAGTCTGGAGTTTAATGGCCAGAAAGGGTTTCTACTTAATGGCAACGTAGTAAAAATCAAAGGCGGTTGTATTCACCATGACAACGGGCCATTGGGCGCTGTAGCGCTTGATCGGGCGGAAGAACGGAAAATAGAATTGCTCAAAAAGGCGGGCTATAATGCCATTCGCCTAAGCCACAATCCATCCTCATCCGCCTTACTAAATGCCTGCGACCGGCTGGGCATGTTGGTCGTTACCGACGCCTTCGATATGTGGGAGAAAGAAAAGCTGGGCGTCAGTAATGGCTATCATCGTTTTTTCAAGGAGTGGTGGAAGAAAGATATTGATGCCATCATGCTCCGCGACCGTAATCACCCATCGATTATCATATGGGGTATCGGCAATGAAATCTGGGAAGCCGCCGACACATCGGGTCACCGGATTGCAAAACAATTGGCCGACGAAGTACGCCGATTAGATCCAACAAGGGCGGTAACCGAAGCCATGCTGTATTTACCCCAGCAGATTAAATACAAGTGGGAAGCCTTCGGACCGCATCTGGCGAATCTGGATGTGGATGGCTATAATTATTTCATTGGTGGTCCCTACGACCCCATGCAGCGGGATAGTGCAACGACGCATCGGTATGAAACGGAACACGCCCAGCACCCGAATAAACTGTACATGTCCACCGAATCGTACCCATCGGCAGCTTTGGAAAACTGGAATGCTGCTGAAAAATACTCTTACGTCATCGGTGGATTTAGCTGGACAGCTATGGATTATATCGGGGAAGCCAATATTGGCGGGCCAAGCCTAGTAGCCCAGGCCACTAAAATACCCAAGGGGCTGATGAGCCTTGTGTTCTTTTTTAAACCGGAATCCTGGCCGGTATTCAATGCTCATTGCGGTGATCTGGACCTGATTGGCAACCGAAAAGCCGCATCCTATTACCAGAATGTGGTTTGGCGGAATAGTCCGATTGAACTGCTGGTTCATCGACCTATTCCGGAGGGCATGAAGGAGGCCCGGTCACCCTGGGGATTTCCTGATGAACTAAAAAGCTGGAGCTGGTCGGGGCAGGAAGGAAAACCCATGCAGGTGAGTGTATATACCCGAGCTAAGCGCGTCAGGCTGGAGCTAAATGGTAAAACGATTGCTGAGCAAACTGTACCTGAAGGTTCTATTACGGCCACTTTTGACATACCCTACCAATCGGGGACGCTTACGGCACATGGTTTTGATGGAGAAAAAGAAGTGGGCACTAGCAGTCTGTCAACAACGGGCAAACCGGTGGCTATTCGGTTAGTAGCCGATCGGACAACGATCAAAGCCGATCAGCAGGACTTGTCCTACGTTCAGGTTGAACTGGTTGATCAGGCTGGACAAGTCGTTCCCTGGGACAACGATACCGAGATTACCTATCAATTGACAGGGAACGCATCGCTGGCAGGCGTTGGCAACGGCAGTCCGGTCGATTTATCTAGTTTTCAGCAAGCCCACAAAAAGGTTTATGAGGGGAGAGGACTTGTGATTCTTCGGGCTAGTGGTCAGAAAGGAGTTGCTACGCTAACAGCAACTGCCAGGGGAATGAAAGCCGCCAAAATCGCCATCACGACCCGGTAG